From the genome of Helicobacter pylori, one region includes:
- the recR gene encoding recombination mediator RecR encodes MNTYKNSLNHFLNLVDCLEKIPNVGKKSAFKIAYHLGLENPYLALKITHALENALENLKTCSSCNALSESEVCEICSDESRQNSQLCMVLHPRDVFILEDLKDFLGRYYVLNSIEEVDFNALEKRLIEENIKEIIFAFPPTLANDSLMLYIEDKLQHFHLTFTKIAQGVPTGVNFENIDSVSLSRAFNSRIKA; translated from the coding sequence ATGAATACATATAAAAACAGCTTGAATCACTTTTTAAATTTAGTGGATTGTTTAGAAAAAATCCCCAATGTGGGCAAAAAGTCCGCCTTTAAAATAGCGTATCATTTGGGTTTAGAAAACCCCTATCTAGCGCTCAAGATCACGCACGCTTTAGAAAACGCCCTAGAAAACCTTAAAACATGTTCATCTTGTAATGCGCTCAGTGAGAGTGAGGTTTGTGAGATTTGCTCTGATGAGAGCAGGCAAAATTCTCAGCTTTGCATGGTTTTACACCCAAGAGATGTGTTTATTTTAGAAGATTTAAAGGATTTTTTAGGGCGCTATTATGTGTTAAATTCCATAGAAGAAGTGGATTTTAACGCTCTAGAAAAACGCCTGATTGAAGAAAACATTAAAGAAATCATTTTTGCTTTCCCTCCCACTTTGGCTAACGATTCTTTAATGCTTTATATTGAAGATAAATTACAGCATTTCCACCTCACTTTCACTAAAATCGCTCAAGGCGTGCCTACTGGAGTGAATTTTGAAAATATTGACTCAGTTTCGCTCTCAAGGGCGTTTAATTCAAGGATCAAAGCATGA
- a CDS encoding Bax inhibitor-1/YccA family protein: protein MALYDRANSHNAYAENSLSHESELVSFVKTTYKFFAGSLLLATIGALLGLMNFQAVVQYKWVFFIAEIVAFFGLMFSKSKPGLNLFMLFAFTSLSGVTLVPLLGMVIAKAGLGAVWQALGMTTIVFGLMSVYALKTKNDLANMGKMLFIALIVVLVCSLINLFLGSPMFQVVIAGASAILFSLYIAYDTQNIVKGMYDSPIDAAVSLYLDFLNVFISILQIIGIFSDRDK, encoded by the coding sequence ATGGCATTATATGACAGAGCTAATTCTCATAATGCGTATGCGGAAAATTCTTTATCGCATGAAAGCGAGCTGGTAAGTTTTGTTAAAACGACTTACAAGTTCTTTGCAGGCAGTTTGTTACTAGCGACTATTGGGGCGTTATTGGGTTTAATGAATTTTCAAGCCGTAGTGCAGTATAAATGGGTGTTTTTTATCGCTGAAATTGTGGCGTTTTTTGGTTTGATGTTTTCTAAATCTAAACCCGGATTGAATTTATTCATGCTGTTTGCTTTCACTTCATTATCAGGGGTTACTCTAGTACCTTTGTTGGGTATGGTGATTGCAAAAGCTGGTTTGGGAGCGGTTTGGCAAGCTTTAGGCATGACGACTATTGTTTTTGGTTTGATGAGCGTGTATGCCCTTAAGACTAAAAACGACTTAGCGAATATGGGTAAAATGCTCTTTATCGCTTTGATTGTGGTGTTGGTGTGTTCGCTCATCAACTTGTTTTTGGGTAGCCCCATGTTCCAGGTTGTCATTGCGGGGGCGAGTGCGATTTTATTCAGTCTTTACATCGCTTATGACACCCAAAACATCGTTAAAGGCATGTATGATAGCCCCATTGATGCGGCGGTGAGCTTGTATTTAGACTTTTTGAATGTCTTTATTTCTATCTTGCAAATCATTGGTATTTTTTCAGACAGAGACAAATAG
- the gap gene encoding type I glyceraldehyde-3-phosphate dehydrogenase, whose product MKIFINGFGRIGRCVLRAILERSDTNPNLEVVGINDPANWEILAYLLEHDSAHGLLNKEARYSNGKLIIGSLEIPVFNSIKDLKGVDVIIECSGKFLEPKTLENYLLLGAKKALLSAPFMGEYDEKQYPTLVYGVNHFLYQNQAIVSNASCTTNAIAPICAILDKAFGIKEGMLTTIHSYTSDQKLIDLAHPLDKRRSRAAASNIIPTTTKAALALHKVLPNLKNKMHGHSVRVPSLDVSMIDLSLFLEKKTLKEPINDLLIEASKGVLKGVLEIDLKERVSSDFISNPSSVIIAPDLTFTLENMVKIMGWYDNEWGYSNRLVDMAQFMYHY is encoded by the coding sequence ATGAAAATTTTTATCAATGGATTTGGCCGCATTGGGAGATGCGTTTTAAGAGCGATTTTAGAGCGTAGCGATACAAACCCTAACTTAGAAGTGGTAGGCATCAATGACCCTGCTAATTGGGAAATTCTCGCTTATCTTTTAGAGCATGACAGCGCGCATGGGTTGCTCAATAAGGAGGCTCGTTACTCTAATGGTAAGCTTATTATCGGCTCGTTAGAAATCCCTGTTTTTAATAGTATCAAAGACTTGAAAGGCGTGGATGTTATCATAGAGTGTTCAGGGAAGTTTTTAGAGCCTAAAACGCTAGAAAATTATCTTTTGCTTGGGGCTAAAAAGGCACTGTTATCCGCTCCCTTTATGGGCGAATACGATGAAAAACAATACCCTACTTTAGTGTATGGGGTCAATCATTTTCTCTATCAAAACCAAGCCATTGTTTCTAACGCCTCTTGCACGACTAACGCTATCGCACCCATTTGCGCTATTTTAGATAAAGCTTTTGGCATTAAAGAGGGCATGCTAACGACCATTCATAGCTATACAAGCGATCAAAAGCTCATTGATTTGGCCCACCCTTTAGACAAACGGCGCTCAAGAGCGGCTGCAAGCAACATTATCCCCACCACCACTAAAGCCGCTCTGGCCTTGCATAAAGTTTTACCCAATCTCAAAAACAAAATGCATGGGCATAGCGTGAGGGTGCCTAGCCTTGATGTGTCCATGATAGATTTGAGTTTGTTTTTAGAAAAAAAGACCCTCAAAGAGCCCATCAATGATTTATTGATTGAAGCTTCTAAAGGGGTTTTAAAAGGCGTGTTAGAGATAGATTTAAAAGAAAGGGTGAGTTCTGATTTCATTTCTAACCCTAGTAGCGTCATAATCGCACCTGATTTGACTTTCACGCTAGAGAATATGGTCAAAATCATGGGGTGGTATGATAATGAATGGGGGTATTCTAATCGTTTGGTGGATATGGCGCAATTCATGTATCATTATTAA
- the truD gene encoding tRNA pseudouridine(13) synthase TruD produces MNLNFMPLLHAYNHASIDFHFNSSARDFCVHEVPLYEFSNTGEHAVIQVRKSGLSTSEMLQIFSQILGVKIAELGYAGLKDKNALTTQFISLPKKYAPLLEKNTSNFQERNLKILSLNYHHNKIKLGHLKGNRFFMRFKKMTPLNAQKIGQVLEQIAQFGMPNYFGSQRFGKFNDNHQEGLKILQNKTKFAHQKLNAFLISSYQSYLFNSLLSKRLEISKIISAFSLKENLEFFKQKNLSVDSNTLKALKNQAHPFKILKGDVMRHYPYGKFFDALELEKESERFLKKEAVPTGLLDGKKALYAKNLSLEIEKEFQHDLLSSHAKTLGSRRFFWVFVENITSQYVKEKAQFELGFYLPKGSYASALLKEIKHEKGENNDEF; encoded by the coding sequence ATGAATTTAAATTTTATGCCCCTATTGCATGCTTATAACCATGCGAGCATTGATTTTCATTTCAATTCTAGTGCTAGGGATTTTTGCGTGCATGAAGTGCCTTTGTATGAATTCAGTAACACAGGCGAACATGCCGTTATTCAAGTGAGAAAAAGCGGTCTAAGCACTTCAGAAATGCTTCAAATTTTTTCTCAAATTTTAGGGGTAAAAATCGCCGAATTGGGTTATGCGGGTTTGAAAGATAAAAACGCGCTGACGACTCAATTCATCTCACTCCCTAAAAAATACGCCCCCTTATTAGAAAAAAATACGAGCAACTTTCAAGAAAGAAACCTTAAAATCCTGTCTTTGAATTATCATCATAATAAAATCAAATTAGGGCATTTAAAGGGGAATCGCTTTTTTATGCGTTTTAAAAAAATGACCCCCCTAAACGCTCAAAAGATTGGGCAAGTTTTAGAACAAATCGCGCAGTTTGGCATGCCTAATTATTTTGGCTCACAACGCTTCGGGAAATTCAATGACAACCACCAAGAGGGTTTAAAAATCTTGCAAAATAAAACGAAATTCGCCCATCAAAAATTAAACGCTTTTTTAATTTCAAGCTATCAAAGTTATTTGTTTAACTCGCTTTTAAGCAAACGATTAGAAATCAGTAAAATTATTAGCGCTTTTAGCCTAAAAGAAAATTTAGAATTTTTCAAACAAAAAAATTTAAGCGTTGATTCAAACACTCTAAAAGCCCTTAAAAACCAAGCCCACCCCTTTAAAATCTTAAAAGGCGATGTGATGCGCCATTACCCTTATGGGAAGTTCTTTGACGCTTTAGAATTAGAAAAAGAGAGCGAAAGGTTTTTGAAAAAAGAAGCTGTGCCTACAGGGTTACTGGACGGCAAAAAAGCTCTTTATGCAAAAAATTTGAGTTTAGAAATTGAAAAAGAATTCCAGCATGACCTTTTAAGTAGCCATGCTAAAACGCTAGGATCCAGGCGGTTTTTTTGGGTGTTTGTAGAAAATATAACTTCCCAATATGTGAAAGAAAAAGCACAATTTGAATTGGGATTTTACTTGCCTAAAGGGAGTTATGCGAGCGCGTTGCTCAAAGAAATCAAGCATGAGAAAGGAGAAAATAATGACGAATTTTGA
- a CDS encoding vacuolating cytotoxin domain-containing protein, which yields MAFKKARLISNLISKGSFKLNKISKKFFKLNQILKREKPLKRHEKTKSIKKPFNKNKSFLKASVLLIGALGGLSHLRASECKTWSWSSWDYHDNIESGPNSPTHNSYCLFSSAQGSGTYYLNTLTTYKAYNVSFTQKFNDGTLDIGGNIRFGGTGINGGDVGYITGTYDAQTINFNSSRIATGNSYSDGGGATLNFNATNNITINQASFDNNDAGAQHSYMNFKGSNINVSGSSFKDNTNGGFSFSGSNNNSAISFNQTSFNQGTYNFNSTQSAFENSSFNQGIYNFSNSTTLSLNNDTFNQGTYHFNTSKVSFSGINTLNSSSPFASLKGSVSFNSGTIFNLNQTLNNNQTYDILTTNGTIQYRVYQSYLWDLINYKGDKAISHVEVGNNTYDVTFDINGQDETLQETFNQQSITTQFLGDDLQAKAQQTYQGDITNSQYQNALNSAANDNQIAKNDTDYIKNKNTTIAKDTQNLENTNQTIQQDEQKLEQDLTKLKQLADSTTGFNEPAFKNVQTKEQQALQTLQNNENIFNAEQEELKQAIAKDTSPTPAPKHTAKNTPPNQVPPTPPIQNSPTESVWSGVYWLQNKTYSNKGVYYIDPNLSGQSGQSGNTLSTYTANLLGRSFGVNIQNGTLIIGNDIESVNDNGLIWIGHGGLGYITGTFNAANIYLTNNFKTGEGVSNSDGGGANITFKASDNITMDGLNYNDAETVTKMIQTGASQHSYATFDANNNISVTDSSFSDMTWGKFSFSAKNISFSNASFSGFTNPGGSSVINANAANSLSFINSRLNGGAVYNLQTNSLIFNNTQAVFNVLYSRGTSNFNATTQLLGNTGFTLSSQSLLNFNGDTTLQDNANITLGNKSQAAFKNSLTLDNNSNLSLDNQSVLNANGASAFNNQASLNIYNGSQATFNSLFFNGGILSLNASSKLNASNASFSNNTTINLDDSVLSANNTSSLNANINFQGASQADFGGNTTIDTASFNFDSTSSLNFNNLTANGALNFNGYAPSLAKALMSVSGQFVLGNNGEINLSDINIFDNITKSVTYNILNAQKGITGISGANGYEKILFYGMKIQNATYSDNNNIQTWSFINPLNSSQIIQESIKNGDLTIEVLNNPNSASNTIFNIAPELYNYQASNQNPTGYSYDYSDNQAGTYYLTSNIKGLFAPKGSQTPQTPGTYSPFNQPLNSLNIYNKGFSSGNLKMLLGILSQNSATLKEMIESNQLDNITSINEVLQFLDRIKITQAQKQALLETINHLTDNINQTFNNGNLVIGTTQDNVTNSTSSIWFGGNGYSSPCALDSTTCSSFRNTYLGQLLGSTSPYLGYINADFKAKSIYITGTVGSGNAFESGGSADVTFQSTSNLVLNKANIEAQATDNIFNLLGQEGIDKIFNQGNLANVLSQMAMEKIKQAGGLGNFIENALIPLSKELPASLQNETLGQLIGQNNLDNLLNNSGVMNEIQNIISKKLSIFGNFVTPSIIENYLAKQSLKSMLDDKGLLNFIGGYIDASELSSILSVVLKDITNPPTSLQKDIGVVANDLLDEFLGQDIVKKLESQGLVSDIINNIISQGGLSGVYNQGLGSVLPPSLQNALKENDLGALLSPRGLHDFWQKGYFNFLSNGYVFVNNSSFSNATGGSLNFVANKSIIFNGDNTIDFSKYQGALIFASNGVSNINITTLNATNGLSLNAGLNNVSVQKGEICVNLANCPTTKNSPSTNSVTPTNESLSVRANNFTFLGVIASNGAIDLSQVKNNSVIGTLNLNENATLQANNLTITNAFNNASNSTANINGNFILNQQAALSTNASGLNVMGNFNSYGDLVFNLESSASHAIINVQGTATIMANNNNPLIQFNASSKEASDYTLIDSAKAIYYGYNGQITGGSSLDNYLKLYTLIDINGKHMVMTNNGLTYNGQAVSVKDGGLIVSFKDSQNQYVYTSILYNKVKIAVSNDPINNLQAPTLKQYIAQIQGVQSVDSIDQVGGSQAINWLNKIFETKGSPLFAPYYLESHSTKDLTTIAGDIANTLEVIANPDFKNDATNILQINTYTQQMSRLAKLSDTSTFARSDFLERLEALKNKRFADAIPNAMDVILKYSQRNRVKNNVWATGVGGASFINGGTGTLYGINVGYDRFIKGVIVGGYAAYGYSGFHANITQSGSSNVNMGIYSRAFIKRSELTMSLNETWGYNKTFINSYDPLLSIINQSYKYDTWTTDAKINYGYDFMFKDKSVIFKPQIGLAYYYIGLSGLRGIMDDPIYNQFRANADPNKKSVLTINFALESRHYFNKNSYYFVIADVGRDLFINSMGDKMVRFIGNNTLSYRDGGRYNTFASIITGGEIRLFKTFYVNAGIGARFGLDYKDINITGNIGMRYAF from the coding sequence ATGGCGTTTAAAAAGGCTAGATTGATTTCTAATCTTATTTCAAAGGGATCTTTCAAATTAAATAAGATCTCAAAGAAATTTTTCAAATTGAATCAAATCTTGAAGCGTGAAAAGCCCTTAAAACGCCATGAAAAAACGAAATCCATTAAAAAGCCCTTTAATAAAAACAAATCTTTTTTAAAAGCTTCGGTTTTATTGATAGGAGCGTTGGGGGGATTATCCCATCTAAGGGCTAGCGAATGTAAAACCTGGTCATGGTCGTCTTGGGATTATCATGACAATATTGAAAGCGGTCCTAATTCACCTACGCACAACTCTTATTGCCTTTTTAGTAGCGCTCAAGGCTCTGGAACTTATTATTTAAACACTCTTACCACTTATAAAGCTTATAATGTTAGTTTCACACAAAAATTCAATGATGGCACGCTTGATATTGGAGGGAATATCCGCTTTGGAGGCACAGGTATTAATGGGGGTGATGTAGGGTATATCACAGGCACTTATGACGCTCAAACGATTAATTTTAATTCTAGCCGTATCGCAACCGGAAACTCATATTCTGATGGCGGTGGGGCCACGCTCAATTTTAATGCAACGAACAACATCACTATCAATCAAGCGAGTTTTGATAACAACGATGCAGGGGCACAGCATTCTTACATGAATTTTAAAGGCTCTAATATCAATGTTAGTGGCTCTAGCTTTAAAGACAACACTAATGGGGGCTTTAGTTTCAGCGGTAGCAATAATAATAGCGCTATCTCCTTTAATCAAACCAGTTTCAATCAAGGGACTTATAACTTTAATAGCACTCAATCTGCTTTTGAAAACAGCAGCTTCAATCAAGGGATTTATAATTTTAGTAACAGCACAACTTTAAGCCTTAATAACGACACCTTCAATCAAGGGACTTATCACTTTAATACAAGCAAGGTTAGTTTTTCAGGCATTAACACTTTAAATTCAAGTTCACCTTTTGCTAGCCTTAAAGGCAGTGTGTCTTTTAATTCTGGCACGATTTTTAACCTCAATCAAACCCTTAATAACAATCAAACCTATGACATTCTCACTACAAACGGGACCATCCAATACAGGGTTTATCAAAGCTATTTATGGGATTTAATCAACTATAAGGGCGATAAAGCCATCAGCCATGTTGAAGTGGGTAATAACACTTATGATGTAACCTTTGACATTAACGGGCAAGATGAAACCTTACAAGAAACCTTTAACCAACAATCCATTACCACCCAATTTTTAGGAGACGATTTACAAGCTAAAGCCCAACAAACCTATCAAGGGGATATAACCAATTCCCAATACCAAAACGCTTTGAATAGTGCTGCTAACGATAACCAAATCGCAAAGAACGATACAGACTACATTAAAAATAAAAACACCACTATCGCTAAAGACACTCAAAATTTAGAAAACACCAACCAAACCATCCAACAGGATGAACAAAAATTAGAACAAGATTTAACCAAGCTCAAACAATTAGCCGATTCTACAACAGGCTTTAACGAACCAGCTTTCAAGAATGTGCAAACTAAAGAACAACAAGCCTTACAAACCTTACAGAACAATGAAAACATTTTTAACGCTGAACAAGAGGAATTAAAGCAAGCGATAGCTAAGGATACAAGCCCCACACCCGCTCCAAAGCACACAGCAAAGAACACTCCCCCTAATCAAGTTCCGCCCACACCCCCTATTCAAAATTCACCTACAGAAAGCGTGTGGAGTGGGGTTTATTGGCTTCAAAACAAAACTTACTCAAACAAAGGGGTTTATTATATTGATCCTAATCTTTCAGGACAGAGCGGTCAAAGCGGCAACACGCTCAGCACCTATACAGCTAATTTACTCGGAAGAAGTTTTGGCGTTAATATCCAAAATGGCACTTTGATCATAGGGAATGACATAGAGAGCGTGAATGATAACGGGTTGATTTGGATAGGGCATGGAGGTCTTGGCTACATCACGGGAACTTTTAATGCGGCTAACATTTACTTGACTAATAATTTTAAAACCGGTGAAGGCGTTTCAAACTCAGATGGTGGGGGAGCGAATATTACCTTTAAAGCAAGCGATAATATCACTATGGATGGCTTGAATTATAATGACGCTGAAACCGTTACTAAAATGATTCAAACAGGGGCTAGTCAGCATTCCTATGCCACTTTTGACGCTAACAATAATATCAGCGTAACTGATTCCAGTTTTAGCGATATGACTTGGGGGAAATTCAGTTTTAGCGCTAAGAATATTTCGTTTTCTAACGCTTCGTTTAGCGGCTTTACAAACCCTGGAGGATCAAGCGTTATCAACGCTAATGCCGCTAATTCTTTAAGCTTTATCAATTCTCGTTTGAATGGTGGAGCGGTTTATAACTTGCAGACTAATAGCCTTATTTTCAACAACACGCAAGCGGTTTTCAATGTCTTGTATTCTAGGGGGACAAGCAATTTTAACGCTACTACACAGCTTTTAGGCAACACTGGTTTTACGCTTAGTTCTCAAAGTTTGCTGAACTTTAATGGCGATACAACCTTGCAAGACAACGCCAATATCACGCTTGGCAATAAAAGTCAAGCCGCTTTTAAAAATTCTTTAACGCTTGATAATAATTCTAATTTGAGTTTAGACAATCAAAGCGTTTTGAATGCGAATGGTGCAAGCGCTTTTAACAATCAAGCGAGTCTCAATATTTATAACGGGAGTCAAGCAACCTTTAATAGCCTCTTTTTTAATGGCGGAATACTCAGTCTTAACGCTAGCAGCAAGCTCAACGCTTCTAACGCTAGTTTTTCAAACAACACCACCATCAATTTAGACGATAGCGTTTTATCAGCCAATAACACAAGCTCTTTAAACGCTAATATCAATTTTCAAGGCGCAAGCCAGGCTGATTTTGGAGGCAACACGACTATTGATACAGCAAGTTTTAATTTTGACAGCACAAGCTCATTGAATTTTAATAACCTTACGGCTAATGGGGCGTTAAATTTTAATGGTTATGCACCCTCTTTAGCTAAGGCTTTAATGAGCGTTAGCGGGCAGTTTGTTTTAGGGAATAATGGGGAAATCAATTTATCTGATATCAATATTTTTGACAACATTACAAAATCTGTAACCTACAATATCCTAAACGCTCAAAAAGGGATTACTGGCATTAGTGGGGCTAATGGCTATGAAAAAATCCTTTTTTATGGCATGAAAATCCAAAACGCTACCTATAGCGATAATAATAACATTCAAACTTGGTCGTTTATAAACCCTCTCAATTCTTCTCAAATCATTCAAGAGAGCATTAAAAATGGGGATTTAACCATAGAAGTTTTAAATAACCCCAACTCGGCTTCTAACACTATTTTTAATATCGCTCCTGAGCTTTATAATTACCAAGCTTCTAATCAAAATCCTACCGGTTATAGCTATGATTATAGCGATAACCAAGCAGGCACTTATTACTTGACAAGCAACATTAAAGGTCTTTTCGCCCCTAAAGGCTCTCAAACCCCTCAAACCCCAGGCACTTATAGCCCGTTTAACCAGCCTTTGAATAGTTTAAATATCTACAATAAGGGTTTTTCTAGTGGAAATTTAAAAATGCTTTTAGGGATCCTTTCTCAAAATTCCGCTACCTTAAAAGAAATGATTGAATCCAATCAATTAGACAATATCACTAGCATCAATGAAGTGTTGCAATTCTTAGATAGAATTAAGATCACCCAAGCGCAAAAGCAAGCGCTCCTAGAAACTATCAACCATTTGACTGACAACATCAATCAAACCTTTAATAACGGGAATCTCGTTATAGGCACTACTCAAGACAATGTTACAAATTCTACTAGCTCTATATGGTTTGGGGGCAATGGCTATAGCAGTCCTTGCGCGCTAGATAGCACCACTTGTTCTTCTTTCAGAAACACTTATTTGGGGCAATTATTAGGCTCAACTTCCCCCTATTTAGGCTACATTAACGCTGATTTTAAAGCTAAAAGCATTTATATCACTGGAACAGTGGGGAGTGGTAACGCCTTTGAAAGCGGAGGGAGCGCGGATGTAACCTTTCAAAGCACTAGTAACTTAGTGTTGAATAAAGCTAACATAGAAGCTCAAGCTACAGACAATATCTTTAATCTTTTGGGTCAAGAAGGGATTGATAAGATCTTTAATCAGGGGAATTTGGCGAATGTTCTCAGTCAAATGGCTATGGAAAAAATCAAGCAAGCCGGCGGTTTAGGAAACTTTATAGAAAACGCTCTAATCCCTTTGAGTAAGGAATTACCCGCTAGCTTGCAAAATGAAACCTTAGGCCAACTTATAGGTCAAAATAATTTAGATAATTTATTGAATAATAGTGGAGTCATGAATGAAATCCAAAATATTATCAGTAAAAAACTAAGCATTTTTGGTAATTTTGTTACCCCATCAATCATAGAAAACTACCTTGCTAAGCAGTCTTTAAAAAGCATGCTAGACGATAAAGGGCTTTTGAATTTTATCGGTGGGTATATAGACGCTTCTGAATTAAGCTCTATTTTAAGCGTGGTTTTAAAAGATATTACTAACCCCCCTACAAGCCTGCAAAAAGACATTGGTGTGGTGGCGAACGACTTGTTGGACGAGTTTTTAGGACAAGATATTGTTAAAAAGCTAGAAAGTCAAGGCTTAGTGAGTGATATCATTAATAATATTATTTCTCAAGGCGGGTTAAGCGGCGTTTATAATCAAGGTTTAGGGAGCGTGTTGCCACCCTCTTTACAAAATGCGCTCAAAGAAAACGATTTAGGCGCTCTTTTATCGCCTAGAGGCTTGCATGATTTTTGGCAAAAAGGGTATTTTAACTTTTTAAGCAATGGCTATGTTTTTGTCAATAATAGTTCTTTTAGCAACGCTACAGGGGGCAGTTTGAATTTTGTCGCCAACAAGTCTATTATTTTTAATGGCGATAATACGATTGACTTTAGCAAGTATCAAGGTGCATTGATTTTTGCTTCTAATGGTGTTTCTAATATCAATATCACAACCCTAAACGCTACCAATGGCTTAAGCCTTAATGCTGGTTTGAATAATGTGAGCGTTCAAAAAGGGGAAATTTGTGTCAATTTAGCCAATTGCCCCACAACCAAAAACAGCCCTTCTACAAACAGCGTAACCCCCACTAATGAATCTTTAAGCGTGCGCGCTAACAACTTCACTTTCTTAGGCGTAATCGCTTCTAATGGGGCTATTGATTTGTCTCAAGTAAAAAATAATAGCGTCATAGGCACGCTCAATCTTAATGAAAATGCAACCTTGCAAGCCAATAATTTAACGATCACTAACGCTTTTAACAACGCCTCTAACTCTACAGCTAACATTAATGGTAATTTCATCTTAAACCAACAAGCGGCTTTAAGCACTAATGCTAGTGGTTTGAATGTCATGGGGAATTTTAATAGCTATGGCGATTTGGTGTTTAACCTCGAGTCATCAGCTAGCCATGCTATTATCAACGTTCAAGGCACAGCGACGATTATGGCTAATAACAATAACCCCTTAATCCAATTCAACGCTTCTTCAAAAGAAGCAAGTGATTACACGCTTATTGATAGCGCTAAGGCTATTTATTACGGGTATAACGGCCAAATCACAGGAGGCAGCAGTCTAGATAATTACCTTAAGCTTTACACGCTCATTGACATTAATGGCAAGCATATGGTGATGACTAACAACGGCTTAACTTATAACGGGCAAGCCGTGAGCGTTAAAGATGGCGGTTTAATTGTAAGTTTTAAAGACTCTCAAAATCAATACGTTTACACTTCCATTCTTTATAATAAAGTGAAAATCGCTGTTTCTAACGATCCCATCAATAACCTACAAGCCCCCACTTTAAAACAATATATCGCTCAAATTCAGGGCGTTCAAAGTGTGGATAGCATTGATCAAGTTGGAGGCAGCCAAGCGATTAATTGGCTCAATAAAATCTTTGAAACTAAGGGAAGTCCTTTATTCGCTCCCTATTATTTAGAAAGCCATTCCACAAAAGATTTAACCACGATTGCTGGAGACATTGCTAACACTTTAGAAGTCATCGCTAACCCTGATTTTAAAAATGACGCCACTAATATTTTACAGATCAATACCTACACGCAACAAATGAGTCGTTTAGCCAAGCTCTCTGACACTTCAACTTTCGCTCGTTCTGATTTTTTAGAACGCTTAGAAGCCCTTAAAAACAAGCGGTTCGCTGATGCGATCCCTAACGCTATGGATGTGATTTTAAAATACTCTCAAAGAAACAGAGTCAAAAATAATGTGTGGGCGACAGGAGTTGGAGGGGCTAGTTTTATTAATGGAGGCACTGGGACTTTATATGGTATCAATGTAGGGTATGATCGATTCATTAAGGGCGTGATTGTGGGGGGTTATGCCGCTTATGGGTATAGCGGGTTTCATGCAAACATCACTCAATCAGGCTCTAGCAATGTCAATATGGGTATTTATAGCCGAGCGTTTATCAAAAGAAGCGAATTAACGATGAGCTTGAATGAGACTTGGGGATACAATAAGACTTTCATCAACTCTTATGACCCCCTACTCTCAATCATCAATCAGTCTTACAAATACGACACCTGGACGACTGACGCTAAAATCAATTACGGCTATGATTTCATGTTTAAAGATAAAAGCGTTATTTTTAAACCTCAAATAGGCTTAGCCTATTATTACATTGGTTTGTCTGGTTTAAGGGGCATTATGGATGATCCTATTTACAATCAATTCAGAGCCAATGCTGACCCTAATAAAAAATCCGTTTTAACGATTAATTTTGCCTTAGAAAGTCGGCACTACTTCAATAAAAACTCTTATTATTTTGTGATTGCGGATGTGGGCAGAGACTTATTTATCAATTCTATGGGGGATAAAATGGTGCGTTTCATTGGTAATAACACCCTAAGCTATAGAGATGGCGGCAGATATAACACTTTTGCTAGCATTATCACAGGCGGGGAGATAAGGTTATTCAAAACCTTTTATGTGAATGCTGGCATAGGGGCTAGGTTTGGACTTGATTATAAAGATATTAATATTACCGGAAATATTGGTATGCGCTATGCTTTTTAA
- a CDS encoding 2-hydroxymuconate tautomerase family protein, giving the protein MPFINIKIVPENGEPTNEQKQQLIEGVSDLMVKVLNKDKASVVVIIDEVDSNNYGLGGESVHRLRQKN; this is encoded by the coding sequence ATGCCGTTTATCAATATCAAAATTGTGCCAGAAAATGGAGAGCCAACAAACGAGCAAAAGCAGCAATTGATTGAAGGGGTTTCAGATTTGATGGTTAAGGTGTTAAACAAAGATAAGGCTTCTGTTGTGGTCATTATAGATGAGGTGGATTCTAATAATTATGGTCTTGGGGGCGAGAGCGTCCATCGTTTGAGACAAAAAAACTAA